AACTGTTGCCGCTGTGCTTCTTGCTGAATCGCTTTTGCTAGGGGATGGTGAGTGCCACTTTCTACGGCTGCTGCTAGTTGGATTAAGGATTGGACATTGTTTTCCTGCTTTTCTGCCTTTTCCCCAGTCCCCAACTGCTCAATTAAGAAACAATCTGTGACGATAGGTTTACCTGTGGTTAGAGTGCCTGTTTTATCAAAAACTACGGTGTCTAGTTGGTGTACTTTTTCTAAAACGTCGCCACCTTTGATTAACAAACCCCGTTCTGCACCCATAGCAGTGCCGACAAGAATGGCTGTTGGTGTGGCGAGTCCTAAAGCACAGGGACAGGCGACTACCATCACTGCGATCGCTAGTTTTAAACTAATTAATAAAGGGGAGTGGGGAGCTTCATCTGTAACGTGGTTCATCATTTCCATACCACCAGACATGGTGATATCAGTCCAGATGTGAGTGCCGAAAAAGTACCAAAAGATAAATGTTAATACAGATGCCGTCAGCACCCCGTAGGTAAAGTAACCTGCTACTGTATCTGCTAATTTCTGTACTGGGGCTTTCCGAGTTTGGGCGGCTTCTACTAGGGTGACAATTTGAGCTAGAGTTGTATCACTTCCAATCCGGGTTGCCTGAATAGCGATCGCTCCTGATTGGTTTAGTGTCCCCCCTGTCACCATATCCCCTGGTTGCTTAATGACTGGCACGGCTTCCCCAGTTAGCATTGACTCATCGACCGTTGTTTGACCAACCATCACTTCACCATCAACGGGGATTTTATCACCTGGCAGCACTTGTAACCATTCACCGACACGCACCTGTTCCGCAGGAATTTCTATACTAGAAGAACCCATTCCAACTTTATCTGGATTGGCAATCAATCGCGCTAAAACTGGCTGGAGTGCTAGCAATTTCCTAAATGCGGCGGCAGCACGTCCTCTAGCTTGTTGTTCTAATGTCCTTCCTAAGAGAATAAAGCCTAACATCATTACTGGTTCGTCAAAGAAGCACTCCCAACCCATTTTGGGAAACAGCAGTGCTACTAAACTAGCAATGTAGGCTGTGAGTGTTCCTAATCCCACTAAGGTATTCATGTTGGGCGCATTTCGCCGCCACCCCAGCCAGCCATCTACTAAAATCGGGCGACCGGGAATTAATAGTGCCACTGTTGCCAGTCCACAGTGAAACCAGATGTTATTTAGCATTGGTAGCATTGAGCCACCAAGATTACCAAAATGTCCACTTCCCGACAATAACAGCAACACCGCAGCGATCGCTAACTGTCTTACCGAAGATCGCATTTCGCGGCGTTGGCGTTCTGCTGGGTCTGGTAAGGTAGATATCTCACCTGCTACTGTGCCACTAGCTTTTCGGGGTTGAGTCGGGAATCCAACGCCTGTTAATCGCTGTGCCAGTGCATCTGCATCTACTGTACCAACTTCTGACTCTACAACTGCTACCTCTGTGGCCAGGTTGACGCAGGCACTCTTAACTCCTGGATGTTGGGCTAGCTGTCGCTCTACTGCATTCACACACCCAGCACACTTCATGCCCCCAACATCGAGAATAATTTTCTCTAGAATTGGTTCAAGTTCTGGGACTAGCTTGGTTTTCGGGACAAGTTGCATGGCAAGTGTTTAGATTCGCTACAGAAATTCAACGCCTGACTAAAAGCGTCTCTAATTTGAGCGTAGGCGAAATATCGGACTACGACTGAACGTCAACCATATTAAAATTATTAATTTATCAGAAGAATTCAGAATTCAGGAGTCAGAATGGGCTAAACGCCCCGCTACCGCTAACAGTATTAATTCTTCTGTACGAGTGTGTGATAGCGCCGGCGGCAAGCGAGTATTTTCGAGTCGCGTCTGAATATTGGTTAAAACCTTACAACTCTTAGAGACGCTACCGCGTAGCAAGATCACCGTAGGGGTACGTCCCGCTACGCGCTTTCGCCCCTGGTGGGCGAAAAAAATAAAAATATTCTCGCCTGAAGACTCTATCCCTTTATGGTTAGAGTATTCTGAATTCTGTATTCTGACTCCTATTTTATCGTACTTCGCTGAGGGTTAACGACGGCTCCAGCGTAGATAAGTTATATAAATAATAGCTCCAACCTGTATTGGCATCAGCACAATTAGGCTTTTTAAAAAATAGTTGACTTCCAAATTAGACATAGCACTGAAATATCCTAAGCCCAACACGAGGAACATCACCGAGGTAAGATGTTTAGGTTTAAGAGTCAGCATATAAGTATAAATAAGTGCTGTGTATACGGCAGGGAATAGGGAATCAATACTGTTCGGTTAAGACCAGAGACGCGATGAATTGCCGTCTCTACAATAATCAATCTTTTGTCTTGACGGCGATTTATCGCGTCTTTATAATGATTTCTCGGATCTTTGGGCTCTACAATTTCCATCAAAAAACCTTAACCGAACCGTATTGAATAGGGTTGAAAGTGTCTTGGTATATGGCTTTTTTATGAGATTTTTTACCAATCTACACGTATCAAATTTGCTGGAAAACTACTAAAACCAGCCCTGCTTTTTCACAAAGTAGGTATTTACGAATTTTTCAGGGGGCTGGTTCAAGTAGATCATACCTTCAACTAAACCTACAAGCTGCATAACTAACAAGGCAATGCCGTAGGTGAAAGAACCCCCAACGACAGAAATCACCAACATGATAAAGCCTTCCGCAGCGTATCCTAGAATAAACTTATGAACTCCAAATGCTCCCAGGATAATGCCACAGTAACCAGATAGAAGTTGCTTGGTGGGGTGGCTGGGGTTGAGATTTGCCATACAAGTGTTGCTCCTTGATGAATGAGTATAAAAATAAAGTCTTTATTGTAATGAAGGCAGATACATTTACTTACTTAAATAAATAGATTTTTAATTTTTTCAGTATGAGTTAGCCTCAAGACGAATAATCAAAATCAGCGTGCTTCTATTCCAGAAGGAACGCTAAGTCTTGCGGCATAGCCGGAAAATCTGGCGCTCCTTCATCACTTTTGATGGATTTGACATCGCAACTCTGGTGCAGCAGTTTTGCAGATTTTTAAGTAAGACATTGATCTTGAGAACAATGAACCTCAATAATCAGCAAAAGCTGCTACATACACAACTTTTTACAAGTCCATCAGTATTATTTCCGGATTTTTTTGGCAATCGCTAGCAGGTGTGAAATGTGATCGCACCAATGAAAAACCCAACTGTGTGGCTAGTAAGAATCTAGAAGTGCAAGAGGCATCTTCCACTTCTTTCTAACCCCTTTTTGTTGCCGATTTCCACTTCGATGAGCGCAAAACGGAATTGCAATCCAATTTATGACGGCTAAAAATGGTTCGGGAAAACAATTAACATCTCGAAAATGGCTAAAATCATGCGAATGAGAATAAATGCTTAACTGGATAGTTTGTTGCCTATGTTAATAGCATTCTTTGATTTGCTTTTGCCACGATCTCAGTTTGGTTTTCAGCCAGTATTTATGCTTGAACCAATTGTAACTAGTTAATTGTCTCTACTTATGGAGATAAAAGCAAATTTTTTGTTTTTGAGCAACAGTACTATCTTAGTACTAATTACTACCTAATACAAATAAGCTTAATAATGTACCACTATTCCAGAGACTATGGAGGAGCATCGGAGCCAGGAGGTTACGCGATCGCGTGTAAACTACTCCCAAGACAATGCCCAATGCGGTCAGGGGCAGAATTTCTGACAAACTGAGGTGAGCGATCGCAAACAACAAACTACTGATCAGAATCGCTCCCCACACGGGTAAGTAACGAGTCAGAGAGGGTAACAAAAAGCCACGAAACAGAATTTCTTCAAAAAATGGCGCAGCGATCGCGGCTGTGGAGAAAAATATACCAAGTGCTACAGCGTCTTGGCTTTCTAGGGCTAGTTGCAACAGAGGATTACTACCACCCTGTCCTTGCCATAGCTGTTGATTAATCAAAGATACTACCACAACTATAGGTAAAGCCGTGCAATAGCCTCCCAGTCCCCACCAAAACCAATTATCTTGAAAACGGAAGCGAAACCAGAATTCTGGTAATGGAAAAAAGCGCTTGAGAGAGAAATACAGCACTAACAGCGCACCTAATGCCACCAATAGGTAACTAACTAAGACAGAAAAAGCCTGAAGTCGCACATCCACAATCGGACGTGGGATGGGTAGCACTGAGATTACCAAGGGTACAAAAATTTGCCCCATGAAGAAAAAGCCGATGATAAAAACTTGCAAAACTGTTTCACCATCCCAAGGCGTTGACCAAGGAATATCAGCATTTTGAGCTAATAACGAGGCTTTTCCTTTCAAAAAGCGTTGAGCAAATAATAAAATCAGCAGTATTAAACCAATTAAAGCTGCCAAGGTGGGAATAGTGCCAATAACCGCCAATTTCAACACAGCTTGAGCCGATGATTCTTGTTGTGCAGCTTTTACTGCTGATAAAGCATCTTGTCGTTGCTGGAGTTGGTATAACTTCACCAAAGCAGTAGAGCGAAACCAACCTTCTAAATTCCTTTGAATCGGTTCTTGAGCATTTGGGAGGAGGCGAGGAGGATTGCTCCACAGTCCACTTAATACAGCAGCAGTTTGTCCAAATTCTGGATTGATATCTGAGCGTTGTTGTAATTCGCTCCAAGTCTTGGAGGCTGTATCTGTTTGTCCTTGCTGTGCTTGTAAAATTCCCAGGCGTAAGTCTAATTCAGCGAGTAATTTTTGTAATTGCTTGAGGGATTGCTGTAACGATTGCTTTCCCTGTCTAGAGGCTTTAGTCGGGGGAGGAACATCCGGTAGAGGTTTCGGAGGTGTAGGAGTTATTTCAGCTTGAGAGCGTAGTTGTGCAAGTTGATTATTAACTTTGTCTAAATTAGCTTGAACTGATTGACGCGCCTCCTGATACTGCTTTGTAGCATTCTCCAAGGGTTGCTCGCCAAGTATTGCTTCCCGAATCGCCTGGAGATTGTCATCGTTGCTATCTGCTGATTGCCAAGCTTGGGCTTGTAAAGCAATATTGGTTTGGTATAATTCCAGACGACTTTGAAATTGAGGTTCTTGCCAACTACCGAATAAAGCCGAAACTGCCAACAGAACTGCTATCGGCGTCAGTACAAA
This Nostoc sp. C052 DNA region includes the following protein-coding sequences:
- a CDS encoding TM2 domain-containing protein, giving the protein MANLNPSHPTKQLLSGYCGIILGAFGVHKFILGYAAEGFIMLVISVVGGSFTYGIALLVMQLVGLVEGMIYLNQPPEKFVNTYFVKKQGWF
- a CDS encoding CPBP family intramembrane glutamic endopeptidase, yielding MTLKRLILFFVLTPIAVLLAVSALFGSWQEPQFQSRLELYQTNIALQAQAWQSADSNDDNLQAIREAILGEQPLENATKQYQEARQSVQANLDKVNNQLAQLRSQAEITPTPPKPLPDVPPPTKASRQGKQSLQQSLKQLQKLLAELDLRLGILQAQQGQTDTASKTWSELQQRSDINPEFGQTAAVLSGLWSNPPRLLPNAQEPIQRNLEGWFRSTALVKLYQLQQRQDALSAVKAAQQESSAQAVLKLAVIGTIPTLAALIGLILLILLFAQRFLKGKASLLAQNADIPWSTPWDGETVLQVFIIGFFFMGQIFVPLVISVLPIPRPIVDVRLQAFSVLVSYLLVALGALLVLYFSLKRFFPLPEFWFRFRFQDNWFWWGLGGYCTALPIVVVVSLINQQLWQGQGGSNPLLQLALESQDAVALGIFFSTAAIAAPFFEEILFRGFLLPSLTRYLPVWGAILISSLLFAIAHLSLSEILPLTALGIVLGVVYTRSRNLLAPMLLHSLWNSGTLLSLFVLGSN
- a CDS encoding cation-translocating P-type ATPase: MQLVPKTKLVPELEPILEKIILDVGGMKCAGCVNAVERQLAQHPGVKSACVNLATEVAVVESEVGTVDADALAQRLTGVGFPTQPRKASGTVAGEISTLPDPAERQRREMRSSVRQLAIAAVLLLLSGSGHFGNLGGSMLPMLNNIWFHCGLATVALLIPGRPILVDGWLGWRRNAPNMNTLVGLGTLTAYIASLVALLFPKMGWECFFDEPVMMLGFILLGRTLEQQARGRAAAAFRKLLALQPVLARLIANPDKVGMGSSSIEIPAEQVRVGEWLQVLPGDKIPVDGEVMVGQTTVDESMLTGEAVPVIKQPGDMVTGGTLNQSGAIAIQATRIGSDTTLAQIVTLVEAAQTRKAPVQKLADTVAGYFTYGVLTASVLTFIFWYFFGTHIWTDITMSGGMEMMNHVTDEAPHSPLLISLKLAIAVMVVACPCALGLATPTAILVGTAMGAERGLLIKGGDVLEKVHQLDTVVFDKTGTLTTGKPIVTDCFLIEQLGTGEKAEKQENNVQSLIQLAAAVESGTHHPLAKAIQQEAQRQQLSIPKAVDFHTEPGLGVSAVVDNTVVLLGNWDWLSWHGIPISETAQQIAQDLATDGKTVVCVAIGGTLAGLIGVSDTLRPDAQSTVDKLRQMGLRVMLLSGDRKEAASAIAKQLGLDSADVIAGVPPAKKAAAIQSLQLGETRGQGDKGTKTLNSSLPTPYSPLPTPHSIVAMVGDGINDAPALSQADVGIALHSGTDVAMETAEIILMRDRLNDVVESIQLSRATFNKIRQNLFWAFAYNTVGIPLAAGVLFPSLGFVLNPSGAAALMAFSSVSVVTNSILLRRLAHHP